Part of the Acomys russatus chromosome 19, mAcoRus1.1, whole genome shotgun sequence genome, AGTGTCTTATATGTAGCTTGCAGCGGACTTCACAGAGGCCATGGTTGACTATATAGAACGCATAGTGCAAGAATAGATTTTAGGATGCTCTGTATAAGTGACCTTCTTGCtgagctcctttctctctctgtctagtGGCCATAGGGCACCCGGCTAGAGCTTGAGTGCCCTGTGTAGAACAGAGTACACCTCTGCTGAGCTCACAGTGCCCCTGTGAGGAAAGCGTAATGCCGTATACACAGGTCACAGTGGCCAACATAGAGAGACCATAGAACCCTGTGTCCATCCCAGAGTGCACTCGTATATAACTCAGAGCACCCTGTGTAGATCTCAGAGTGAATCAGAACAGAACTGATAGCGCCTTGCACGGAGCTCACAGTGCCCTTTGTGGATCTCATAGTGATCCTGGTAGGGCTCAGAGTGTACCTCATAATGTGCAGATCATAATGTGGCTTGTGGAGAAACATCCTTGCTTCTGTATATTCTGTATATCACTGTGTATTAAATCATATGATTAGATCCTATATGTCATGGAAATATATGGTGCATATCTATCTGTGTACATGCAATGCTATCTAATGTGTCTTACTATGAGATTCAGAAGAAACCTAAAGAAAGCACATATTGCACTTGGAGTGGTCTGAGTGGCTGTGTATAAAGTTAGAAGCCTCTGGTGCTTTGGGGCACCTGAACGCATGCACAttcccacatgcagacacacgcACACCTACGCATAATTAAAAATGGCAttgaaaagcctttaaaaaataaggtgttgtggctggagagatggctcagcagttaagagcactggctgctcttccagaggtcctgagttcaagtctcagtagccacatggtggctacCTGTAATGGAATCAGaatccctcttctgatgtgcatgaagacggagcactcatgtacataaaataaaaataaatcttaagagaatAAGGTGTCAACCAATTAAGAAAGATAATGGCCAACCTCTGGTTTCCCCGTACATGTACATGATGCACACAATGTGCCTACATACATGCGCATCTGCACACATGTTTGTACACCCAAACATACTAAATGCATGAATTCTATTCTTCACACAATACAAATCttattgttggggggggggcgggtgggtaggtgagtgggtgagtggagGTGTGGGTACGTGGTGTAGAGTACTTGTTTGCATGCTTTTTCCCATATCTTCAGCCCTTCATTACTCATCCACCCACATCCGAACGCAGTCCCATCTCCTTCAGCACTTTACACAGTTCTAGGAAGGAAACTACAGAGCTGGAAGGTTAGGATTTTGAGCTCATCTTCTTATTGACTCTCATAGAGGGGATGGGGGCAAACAGGCAATACTTTTCTCCCATGACATCACACTATGTCCACACAGAAGAATGGCTGCTGCATGAACAACGCAACTGGTCTCCTAACCAAGCCAAtgatgcacgcgcgcgcacacacacacacacacacacacacacacacacacacacacacacacactcaccatgtgcatgtgagtacagatgCCTCAGGAGGCCATgagtgtcagatctcttggagatGAAATCTCTAGTGGTTGTGAGTGGCCTGATGTGTGTGAtgggaactcaggtcctgtgcaagggcagttaagtgttcttaaccactgagccgtctctgcagctCCCACAGTTCTCCTCTGGGGAGTGGGGctgtggaaggaaagagggaataaTGTTGGGAATCTGCTCAGGTTAGTGGACACCTAGGAGTCATCCCagggctgttttatttatttgttgtctcCCCACAAATGACacttgacaaaagaaaaaaggacccACTCCAGGTGGCAGCCAGGAGTGCCCTGCACCTCCTCATTTTCTTGGGACGTTGCAAGAGGACGTGTTTGCCAGCAGAGGTCGCCCAAACACCATGCTTAGTTTCCTTTCCTGGCAAGCAGAGACTTGACATACAGGTGATTTTTATAAAtcttatgtgtgtgcctgggttgGGAGACATGGTCCATGGCccatatgtggaagccagaggtcaacttgcaGGAGTTAATTCTCATCCTCTACCACATGGATCCCAGGGAGTGAAGCTTGCTGGTAgcatctctacccactgagccactttgcCAGCCCCAGGAGATAGTTAAAACGCCGCAACTGACCAACTAAACCCAAACTTGCGCAAACAGTGGCTAAAGCGTTGAGATCTAGATGAGGAGCCTtcttcttgtgataaaagtaatgTTTATATTATCTccttaagggctggagaaatggctcagtggtcaagaggcTCTGTTAGAAGCCCCAACTTTGATTACCATCACCCATATGGCAGCCCCTAAATGTCTATAATTCGAGTTCTAGGGTATCTGCCATCTTTTTCTGGTCTCTAGCCAGAcatgcccagcactcagggaggcagaggcaggcagatcgctgtgagttcgaggccagcctggtctacattttgagtccaggacagccaaggctacacagagaaacctcatctcaaaaaacaaaacaaaacaaaacaaaatcaaagcctAACACTTCATTGCTCTGCTTGTTGCCTCTGCAGTCTTCACATTCTTGGAGGTATGAAACCTCCAAGGGGACTTCCATTCCTTCACTGTGCGGTGTCATTGGCACCTACAATAATACTGATTGATCTTTAACAAGCACGGCTGCTAGAGCAGATTTGCGATTCATCCACCACCCTCAGAAAGGACTTAGATTGTTAGCAGTGTCCACCATCCTTAGACTGTGGAGATGTGGGTTGTTAGTAAAgttaggttaagatgtttttgttagtGGCCCTGATGTAGAAAATCTCGGGGAACAATTTGGAGTTCAGAAGGGCACACTCTTAATAGTTGAGCTAGGGATTTTCTGAACAAGAGCAATGGCAGCCCAACTGGCACCGGCTGACGTGACTCTCTTGCTAAGGCTACGCTGGTGATCAaggtgatgattaatttcttgtacccatttttGCCCTCGGCTTCCTGAGATGATTTAATAAAAACCTATTAATGAGTGATACGCACCTTGTGGATTTATAGTAgaaatgcctggctttttaaatatgaaagtttcgattttttttttattattttaagatgatAAGATCACTTCTTAAGATAAAGAACAAGATAATGGACGCTTTCTTTGTAACTATAAAtcgcagcctgccagtaaagagaaactggctgaaaaaaagaatttgcttGCTTATACTTTGCAAATCTATAACAGATTGGTTAGTTATGaatgtatatgggttcttgggaatattttgttttcttcacctgtaatatataaaatagttttcataaaaatgtgtttgggaacataccattttttttccatgatcATTCACtacagaaaaatagaatgtaaccacattgtgatttttgtactgcttgaaagactctgctgggatatataagctgcgggagaaaaaaaaaaaaagttggttggAGCTAGCTTGTTGGCGTTTGCTCCATCCACCAAATGTGTTCATGTGTCTATATGTAAAGTTGGCTGGAGCTTTGCTCCAtccaccaaatgtgtgtgtgtgtgtgtgtgtgtgtgtgtgtgtgtgtatgattcttTACCCCCCTTTTTTCACTGGCACCCAAAGTGCTcctaaagagttttttttttttttttgctggccaCAGGGAGTACTTTGACCGGTCCAGCGAATCAGCTTTGTCCCCTCAGAGAGAAGTCTGCTGAGTAATCAAGTGCCGCCTCCACATCCTGCTCCAGTTGACCCTGGATGTCAAAGTTGGTCTTTGACAACCAAGACCCCAGGGAGCCTTACAGTGAGAGTTCACAAGCAGTAGCAGCATTCAGAGCAGTCAGGAAGTGTACTGGAGAAATCCCGTTACACGGAACATTTTACCATAAATCAGAAGTCACATTCTTCTTAAATACAGATATGTTTGATATCAGGGAATTCTTGAAACACCTCCtcccttgctttttgttttttgggataggacttctccgtgtagccctggctgtcctggaactcattctttagaccaggctggcctcaaacttggagatccacctgcctctgcctcttgagtgctaggattaaaggtgtgtaccatcaccaccacctggctggtttttttttttttttcttaagccacATTTGAAAACAGCTTTATTAAATACCATCTAGGTCCTTGGATACTGGCCAGATCCATACTTGAAATATGGCCTTGCCAGCTGTGATAACCCCAGAAAACCCACCACAGAACACCTGAAAGAAACCACAGCTTTAGTAAGTCATTTTCATCTCCAGAGAAAGAATTCCCAGTGATTggcatttattttctgttgtctCCTATGATATTTGAAAATGTATACTATATTCTTTCCCTTGGGAGCTGTCTCATTCTCTCACAGGTTGGAAATAAAGGaattcaaaattaagattctCACTGTCCCATGCATCCCATGAGACAGGATAACAAGTCTTTCTGTAGCAGCTTCAGGTGTATTCCATTTTCTTGATCTTTAAGAAGTCTCACTGATTTCTTATCACATGGTGTTTTCCTCTGTATATATGGATTCCCCTCACACCCTACATCTCATCTTTAACTGATCATCAAGTCAGGTCACATTCTCTTAACCAGAGACAACGGCTTCAACACATATCTTGGGACATAGTTTAAGCTGTAATAATACTGTTATAATAAAactcttttcctattgttgtgatacaatattctgacaaaagcaacttaagggagaaggggtttgttttagctcatgGTAAgtggtacagtccatcatgatgaGGCTCTAAAGccgctggtcacactgcatctacaCCAGAAAGCAGAGTGATAGGTAGGTGCATGCttaactttttttcttatatagtCCAGGATCCCCTGTTCAGGGGTTAGTTCTGCCCAATGTTAGGTTGAGTCTCACACAATATGATGTTCTAGACACTGGCTATGTCctgtcatatgtatgtatgtatgtatgtatgtatgtatgtatgtatgtatgtatgtgtctccatccatctttccatcaTCAATCTATCTAATTTATGTATACTGAGGATTTCACCTGAGGATGCACCCATGAAAAGGCATGTACCCTATCACTGAGGCAACAGACTCATACACCCTGTCACACTTGTTGTATGTGTATTGTCTGTACAGTAATGTTGGGCTCCTTCAAGGCATGTATGGGATGCTATGTACAATGTCTACTGTTCAGCTGCATGCTTGGACTCTGTCTACTGGGATTCAGTGTCAACTCCCAGCCTCCAGGATGACAAGGCGTAGACCAGTGTGTGTGGAGTAGAGGAGCACCATTCATGGCTCTTTATTAGCATACGTTTCTGTAATGCAACTGTGAGTCATAATCCATGATTAACAAGTCTGTTTGAAAACCGACATCAAgacagatggtggtggcagtggcgcacgcctgtaatcccagcactcggggaagcagaggcaagtggatctctgtgagtttgaggccaacctagtctacagagttccaggacagccagggatatacagaaaaaccctgtctcaaaaaacacgtATGAGGCTGGGCAGGAGGCTCAGGACTTTGAGATCATATTAGGGCTTTGAAGACAGCCTTGGCTAGATATCAAGCCCTCAACCAAGAtaccaaccaaaccaaagcaatcaaacaaacagaaaaactggGTTAGGGAGCTGACTCagtaagtaaagtgcttgctgttggggacctgggtttgaaaccccagaacccacgtaaagcTGGATGTAGCAGCACATTTGTAATCTCATCTGTGTGACGTTGCTGATGTTGGGAGAGGGTTGATTCGTCAGAGATAGCTTTCCTAACTTCCTTACACTTCCCAGGCTCCTCATAGGTGTGTGATGTCTGTTGGCTCATGTGCTGTGACTCATGACAGGGTAGTTTGAATATACTTGGCCCACAGGCCCACAGGATTTGGCattattaggaggcgtggccttgttgggggaagtacGCCACTgagggggcaggctttgaggtctcatcgGCTAAAGCTACTGTGATACACAGCCTCCTTCTGCCgtctgcagatcaagatgcagaactcttagctccgtctccagcaccatgtctgtctgcatgctgccatgcttcccgccatggtgataatggactaaacctctgaaatcgTGAGCCAGCcgcaattaaatattttcctttgtaagagttgccttggtcacggtgtctcttcacagcaataaaacccatgGTGAGATTGGAGGTGGAGACTGGAGTGTCTTCAGAAGCTTGCAGGCTAGCTAGGCCGGCATatacagaccctgtctcagagtaGAAGGCAAAGGGTAAACCCTAGGAAGCCCTCTGACTTCCAGagacatgctgtggcacacacaggcTCATGATTACACACAAGAATTGCACATGCCGCACATACACGTAcaaagataaacaaactaaaaacaaacttgattaagatttattttactgaGTGCAACCAAAGAAAGCATTATCAACTGGCTGCAATTAATCTGAACACATGTGACGACGCAGGCTACCTGTAGGAACTTGAAAGGATTGGGAGGCATAACACACGACAAACGCTCTGACAATGACTCCCATGCAGCCAGCCTTTGTGACATTCAAGTGGACTCTTGTTGTCGTGAGTGATGCAATGACTGTAGAGGTGTGACTTTGAGAAACTTCACAACTCTGATATATGGAGGCTTCTGGCatggacctggaagggacagcaGCACAGTCCCTGTCCTcttcctgtttgtctgtctttgtgaTGTTCTGATTCCAGCCAAACTCCAAATCCCACTGTGAGCTTTGGAGAATACTTACATAGGTTCCAAACTGGCGTGTTTCCCATGTCCTATGTGGAGAGTATCCAATACAGTTTGGCGGGACCTTCTTATTAAAGACATCTTACtacaagccaggcaaggtggcatccacctttaatcccagcacttgggaggcataggcaggtgaatttccatgagtttgaagccagtctggtctacatagagagattagtgagagagagagagagagagagagagagagagagagagagagagagagagagagagagagagagagaaacagacagacagacagacacagagagacagacagacacagagagacagacagatacacagagagagagagagagagacagacagacagacacacacacacacacacacacacacacacagagagagagagagagagagagagagagagagagagagagagagagagaggtgtattACTCTGTTGTCCAGGCCAGTCTTGTCTCAGTACAAATCAACTGTAAGCATCAGCACTGCCCCTTGAATCATCGCTGAGTTACTTACACTCACAGGATCCCTTACTTGCCAGGCTCTCTAAGATGCCCTCAATTAGCATGTTTTCtccctgtgtgagtgttctgGCAGACAGCAAGCACGGACTTGTTGCAACTTTCCCCATGTTGTTGAATCTTAAATGGCATCCCTGTCAGAAGTTCTCAAGCAGCAGTGACTTGTTTGGATAGCAGAAAGCTTTCCTGCATAGTGTACGCGGACAGGCTTTATGTTTGGAGACACCATGTCTTGTGGTGGTGGAGCCCTACCACGTCCTCGGTATTCACAGACTTTCCCAGTGATACAGATTCACTAATTATAACACGCTGTGACTTAAACACTGCATCCTCTCATTCCCTCTGGCTTCTCACCAGTATACGTTCTCTGCTGTCCAGTGAGGCTCCCGTACAAAATGTTCTTTCCTACTTTTACCTTTATCCGGCTTATTCCTGGCATGGGTTTTCTGGTGTTGGCTGAGATGTACCAGGGACACATTTTCCTACGTGCACGGGGCGTCTCCCCTGGGTAAGTTCTCTGTGAATTTTGACTAGTGTAAGAACCTTCATAACGCACCTGCCTACGGTTTCTCACCTAGCTAGGGTTTCTCGGCTTGATGTGTCTTCTGGTGTCGCGTGAGGTATGACTTACGGGAGAAAGCTTTCCCACACTTCTTGCATTCAAACGGCTTTTCGGCTTTGTGGATGACCTGGTGTCGAGTGAGGTATGCCTTAAGATAGAATGTTTTCCTGCACTCTTTACACTCATAGGGTCTCTCGCCAGTGTGCGTTGTCACGTGCTGCATCAGCTGTGACTTACGAgagaaggctttcccacactctttACACTCATAGGGCCTCTCGCCTGTGTGGGTTTTCTGGTGTTGAGTGAGGTGTGACTTACGGGCGAAAGCGTTCCCACAGTCTTTACACTTGTGTGGCTTCTCGCCCGTGTGGATCTTCTGATGTTGTGTGAGGTGTGAATTGCGGAAGAAAGCTTTCCGGCACTCCTTACACTCGTAGGGCTTCTCACCGGTGTGAGTTCTCTCATGCTGAGAGAGCTGTGACTTCATGTAGAAAGATTTCTTACACTCTTGGCATTCATAGGGCTTTTCCGGTGCGTGGATTCCCTGATGGCGGGTAAGGTGTGACTTGTGACAGAAAGCTTTGCTGCATTCCTTACATTCATGGGGCTTCTCCCCCGTATGAGTCCTCTGATGGCGGGTGAGTTGGGACTTATGGGCGAAAGTTTTCAGACAGTCATTACAACCATACGGTTTCTCAAGAGTATGAGGGCTGTGAGATTGAGTGAGGCGCGATATATAGAAGTAaattttcattagttctttgcATTCGTTTTGCTGTTCATCGGGAGGAGCTCTCTGATACGGGGGCAGTAGTGAATTGTGGGGGACAGCCTGGCTGCACTCTCCGCACTCGCAGGACTTCTCATCTGTGTGACGTCGCTGATGTTGGGAGAGGGTTGATTCGTCAGAGATAGCTTTCCTAACTTCCTTACACTTCCCGGGCTCCTCATAGGTGTGTGATGTCTGTTGGCTGATGTGCTGTGACTCGTGGCCATAGGGTGGCCCGGATACTTGACATTCATAAATTTGTTTCTCTCTGGGCATTTTTCCATCAACTGTTTGTAGTTCAGCATCCAGACAGAAGaacttgttgcttttgctttcCTTGTGTCCTTGGGAATCTTTGCCTGCATGGGCTTCCGGATGGTTTGTGAAGGGTGCTTTGTTAAGGATGGGTTTCACATGACTGCATTCATAatctttctctcctgtgtgcaCGTTGTCATGGTTACTAAGTTCAGTCTTGTTAGGGACCATTTTATGGCATAtattccaccccaaagtttgccTTCTTAACTGAGTCATATGCTGGGCAGGAAGTGCTGCCTCATCAAAGGCGTTCTCATAGCCACTGACCTTCCTGGAGGTTTCCTGAACATGAGCCGTCTTAGGTGTTAATATTGCTCTTGTGTGGAAGGCTTTATCTGGTCCAAAATACGGACGGTAACACTGTGAACACCGATCCTTGCTATGGTGAGTAAAGTGGTCAGGATATGAGAGAGCTTCCCAAGTTTCATTCAGATCGTCAGGCACTTCTGCATCCTGCCTCTCACTAAGCAAAGGTACATCCTGCAATGGGTTAACAAGCTCCTGAAGACACATTCTAGAATAGACTTCATTCTTCACGTTCACATCTGAAATACAGTTTGAGTCCACATTGAATGTTTTTTCTACTTGAACCTTATCTTCATTTGATGTATTTCTCTTGTCAATTTCAACTTGCCTCAAACACTTCTCTTGAGTTTGCTGGCATGTTTCAACCGGGCCACTCCATTTATGGACATCTAAAATGACATGAAggatgctcatttaataagtgaTATATGTCCGGGGCCAACATGGAAAAGTTGCATTTGGCACTCACCACGACTTACAGAATTTGACTATCAGTATGGAAAATTACATACTGTCACTTTTGATAAAAATGTATCTGGGGGGGGGTATATAATAAACTCTTTTATATATCTCGATTGTGGTAGTGATGGCTATATGACTATACACTGTCTAGAATAAATTTTGTTGtatgttaaaataaagaaaaattgagagGTAGGTTCCACACCTTCATATTGCATAGGTCATCGCCATCACGCTACTCTAAAAGCTTGGCTTTTGTTCCTCTAGGTACCCCATAGGACACCTGCCTCCTCCAAGATCTCACTTCCTTGTGTTGCCAGACAACACACTGTATATCTTTCAGAATCTCGCTCCAGTGGCTGCCAGACCACCCTTCTTCTCTGGGATGCTGCACCCCAATGCTCTCAATAGGTACTCTATTTTCAGTCTTTCAGGCTTCTTTAGGATCTCACTTCCTGGGGCTGCTAGGTGGAGAACCACTCTTCTCATCCTATAGACCGCCTGACTGCACAGCTACCTTCCCTAGGACCTTGTGCCCCCAGTCCTCCAGCTGGCCACAGCTCACTCAAAGTAGTGTACCCAGGCACTGAAAGACACCAGGAGGATGTGGAAGACAGGGGCAGCAAGAGGTGTGATGATCACTGGATGACCGTTAGCACAGATGGTAAAGTACCCTCAACACTCTATTAAGGACAGACCATGCAGGCCCCAAACCCAAAGAGGAAATGAATCCTAATAAGTCTTACAAATTACTCCTGTCCTGAAAGGTGAACCTACTCCCACGAAGAAGAGAAAGGTATTTGAACAAAATGAGTGACGCAACAAAGAAATTACTTCAGATGCAAGCCTCTGCacagaaataaatttaatgagTCGATCATGACAACTTGCTCTCCCTCAGTTACTAATCGTATAGTCATGGCCCCAATGGAATGACCCAGAAAAATTCCCTAACAACGAATTCAAAGGAATGATTATAATGTTCAAATGGCGCAAAGATGGCATGAATATATTCCAAGAGAACAAAAGCAGAGAAGTGTAAAACGAGGAAGTCAATCTAAGACATAAAGACAGAATTCAATAGAGAAACAGAATTTCTGAACTCAAATCCAAACTCAATCAAATGCTAGAAATTAAAAACTCAGTTAAGCCAAATAAAAACTTTGGTGGAAAGCCTCAGCAATAGATGGATCATGTGGCAAAGAGTGTCAGGGATGGAAGACAAGGGAGAGGAATTGGATTACCCAATGAAAGTCaattataagttaaaaaaaatatgaacagaaCATGGAAATGCTTTGGGACACCATAAAAATACCTAACCTTAggattacagcaatagaaagggaagaatatgtttttatttaggcATAAATATAAGACCATAAAAGAAATGtccccggggctggagagatggctcagaggttaagagcactggctgctcttccagaggtcctgagttcaattcctagcaaccatatggtggctcacgaccatctataatgtgatctgatg contains:
- the LOC127203338 gene encoding zinc finger protein OBI1-like, translated to MFFVRLVLTRSVSLQGLVSFEDVAVDFTWQEWQELDAAQRTLYRDVMLENYSSLVSLGHCLAKPELISKLEEGFGPWHVAEATEQCLPDVHKWSGPVETCQQTQEKCLRQVEIDKRNTSNEDKVQVEKTFNVDSNCISDVNVKNEVYSRMCLQELVNPLQDVPLLSERQDAEVPDDLNETWEALSYPDHFTHHSKDRCSQCYRPYFGPDKAFHTRAILTPKTAHVQETSRKVSGYENAFDEAALPAQHMTQLRRQTLGWNICHKMVPNKTELSNHDNVHTGEKDYECSHVKPILNKAPFTNHPEAHAGKDSQGHKESKSNKFFCLDAELQTVDGKMPREKQIYECQVSGPPYGHESQHISQQTSHTYEEPGKCKEVRKAISDESTLSQHQRRHTDEKSCECGECSQAVPHNSLLPPYQRAPPDEQQNECKELMKIYFYISRLTQSHSPHTLEKPYGCNDCLKTFAHKSQLTRHQRTHTGEKPHECKECSKAFCHKSHLTRHQGIHAPEKPYECQECKKSFYMKSQLSQHERTHTGEKPYECKECRKAFFRNSHLTQHQKIHTGEKPHKCKDCGNAFARKSHLTQHQKTHTGERPYECKECGKAFSRKSQLMQHVTTHTGERPYECKECRKTFYLKAYLTRHQVIHKAEKPFECKKCGKAFSRKSYLTRHQKTHQAEKP